The Gigantopelta aegis isolate Gae_Host chromosome 9, Gae_host_genome, whole genome shotgun sequence genomic sequence AAAGCACCTCACAATCCCAGTGAAGTGCACATCATATTCAAACGAGGATAACCCCTGCGTCTAAGGGGTAAAAGGGGTGGAATCAAGATTATTCAGTATCGGAGAGTATCAAATAAGTTTctgatataaaaattaaattctgtcTTATAAATGTAGCTGTAATCATTAGcactttacatttttttttttcatattcatatgaaaaaaatacaacacattaaaaaaactaaagaaattagatattattaaataatatctaatttctttaggttttttttaatgtactgtatttttttcacagctctattattaaataatatctaatttcttcaggttttttttaatgttttgtatttttttcacaGGCATAgataaattgtaaataatatttaatttcttttcagtATTTTTGAACGTGTTCTTCCTCTACCATCAGAGAATTGGTCTGACTTTGCAGACTTCTGGTTCTGCCATTGTCATGGAGACACACCTAAGCCACGCCCTACATCTGTTTGGCCTAAGAAAAGTGACTGTCTTGTCAGTAATACCTACATTCTGGTCAGTGCCTCGCATGTGGCAGATGGCGCTGTGCAGGAAAGGAAAGATAACCCTGTCCTCCAGTGTGCCAGATGTGGAAGTTTTCTAGGTGTTACAATGTCAAACCAGAATAAAGAAAATGGTTGGTTTCACTAAACTGTTAATTGTCACTCGCCAGATTCGCAAATTTCAAATTTTGTACGCTGTTggcttttgttttaatatggtgaaataatttcatatttataattattattttgttcaaagaTAACTGTATTTCTGCAACATTTGAAGTTTAGTAGAcaatttgatgaaattttcagCTCACCTggaacaaacaataattaattgttGCTATTAATTTATAAGGTTGCAAATACTGAATATCCTAACCTTTAGTCCATGTATAGGCCCTACAGACATGCatggaattgaatgtcagtgttAGTTAGTCCCATTTTAGTACTATACATGGATAGGTTTTCTGGCAGAAAATcgtttgagggtacgtaataaaaacaaaacagaccataagtGCCCAGACTAGGTGATTATTGtttagaaatattttgaaaatgacactgcatttcatgaactttaaaaagaatttaaaacttcagttctcttactataaacTACCTAAATGTtaccaaaaaatatttacatgtatatccattaaTGTCCCAAGATTTCAGGGTACATACTTTTATCCTCCGTACCCTTTGGCAAAACCCCTGAAGTATGtgctattattaatattatttatcatgtttttaaaataaccctGTATGTCAGTTTGGAGCTAAAGGCCAGATTTTTGAGGATGTAGATCATCTTATCAGTGATTGTTCTAAATAGTCTTTGCCTGTCTGGAATGTGcgataaaaataaattctttgTTGATTATCTTTGGTAACATTAATATGAAGACTAGGTTTTCTCTTCAGATGCTGCTGCTCTGAGTGTTCCACACAAGGCTTGTCAGCTGTATCTTCACGCCCTCAGCTTTACCACAGAGTCTGAGGAAAGTGTCTTCGAGCAGCCACGGTATGCACTGAGCACTTCTTGAAGGTGCAGTCTCTTCCcattgtataatattttttactaatgcagaatacaaacatattttttatacaaacagTTTTTATCTTTGAGTAGTAGCAttatagtactgtcggaaatagaataaaaatgatttccgttgattattattaaactgacaaggaaatattttgtaaatatctatttaatgatagtctacctaatttagcatttacttgttttggctctcattgatgttcaaggtggtgtttactcttgaaattaaaagaaaaatgtcagtaaacaggtgatttgtgcactttattggaacagattataacaaattttggtcaacgtgtcaatttcattgctgttacaatatgtgagggccTGTTTCTGATGATGATTTGCCCCTATccttctccaaaacaaaatatttgtagtcttttacaagtaacttttgagcaaaactgtcaagagccattatgagtgatccattataccggtattaatgGTGCTATTTCAATGTTGCCCagtgacagctattgcaaatcattttttattttattttttaaataaaattttgatttaacatttaaagaagacacctttaacaatatgcccataaatgattataggaaataattttatctactggtagaaaatacatttttattggagaatcttttaTCACAGCTCGCattatatagcacctttaaattgttgcaagattgtgtaatatttcaaatgttcttatattgaatttatatccaataaatatgcttgtcataattattaatttatgctgcaattcaaaataatcagttaacttgcagttttaaattaaaagtttgtttaagggtaaatgaaattgacacatatcgatcaaactgttttatagtctgttccaataaaggtcacaaatctcttgtttactgacatctttagtttaatttcaagagtaaacaccaccttgtacatcaatgagagcccaaacaagtaatgctaaattaggtaaagtatcattgaatggatatttacaaaatatttacttgtcagtttaatatgaaagaaataatcgacaaaaataatttttattctatttccgacagtactttagtacaCATAATGTAATCTCCTATATGAGTACTTGACAATAATATATATCCTTAGTGCACAACTGTTATAGtattaatttgtataaaatgtataaatattttacagattACAGCTTTAAAtagtaatttatattatttatttaaaagggctttattattatgcattaataatacatgtatttgaattttaaattatttcgaGGGTTACCAGTACAAATGCTACAAGAAGAAACCTGACACTCTTATCCAAGATACAGCTGTATTCTGGACAGAGGTGTCAGGTTCTGCGATTAACACGTGTAATTGGAACTAACATGCAAACTTGTCTGACGTAATGAATGAACTTAAAAATAATCAAACCAATTATCTGTTGTGTCACATATAGACAAAGAACCGTACAGCTGCTTGTTTGTTAATATTGGAACTTTTTAACACTAAGTCAGGGAACATTTAgctttcaaaatcttgattagtgatatttagTCAAttcaaaattgattagcaattattgtttaatgttttacaattgtgtatcaatctctgaaacttgtgtagcgaatcGCAACAcgatactaaacaaaatgttccctgcaagTACACTCTAACACTTTCGTTATGTATAAACACAAGGCACACAGTCAACAGATAATACCAGCTTATGTGGCAGTGACAACTTTCCCATTATTATCAGACCAAGTCTTACTTAGACTAATCTATTACCTCATGTCAACACCTACCAGGTAATTGagcaatgtgctggggtgccatCAAACATTCTTTTCGTTTACCTTATAGAACCGTATGATGGCTTTTAATAGataatgtatgtttttgtttacgcAGGCCTCCTGAAGTCTCACTGGAATTGTTTCTGTCTCAACTAATACAAGAACAAAGTAGATTATACACAAGTTTTAGATTCATCGTCAACTCCACGGCGGTCCGGGAACATGACCGGAGTTTGACTGTGTTGGTAAGTTGTACACATCCAGTATGGGGTTCGTATGTGTCAAGGAAAGCAAGGAAAATTAAGTGATGGAATATACAAATGCCATTTTCTAGGCCTTAAAGGGGGGACagtcaaggcatttgacctggtatgcatattcaacgatatataatgcacattatgcttaatatcaacaagtataatcgtatagttaattaataaaactgttaaatgtgatggctattatatataatgggcgcagccattttgtaccatcccagtgaatacgccctctggctaGCTGGTGAttatgtaatacctaacgtgtcaagtcaggaattagtcttcgaactgaagaaacaaaacatacccgatttttgcggatgcatcgcaatattctgtaataatagtcatcccagtaagccagcaacaattatatattatatttaatacaaaataaaccaccattgtcaaagtgttgaaataactgtattatggtttgtacataaattaacccacgtactgaaataataatcgggagtgttttcttagttaattggtcgtttctttccgtggcctgtacctgtggtttctgattggcaggtgtatatttagacggtccccagacactgtgtctagacatgctaaaaagacatgcctcttttattaagatcacagggtattgtgtgttaaccgcacggacacccctctaatcgcaatcgatcagccgtcttgctttattattgtaagtaattctgtaaaacccttgattaagtagactttcccatctaaaatcacaaaactgaccaattacgggTGTGGGTGTCTACATGCGATACAACTACTTAAATGGAGGTTGTATATTAGCAgtgaatgcattttaaaataagtgaaaaatttgtttttcattgtgaGCGGTCGGTGTGTGCATCCAGACCCTCTCAAACCCCCTGGATCCGTGTCTGGGTTCTTGGTTAAACAACCCAATTGGTGTGATTGTCAaccattatatttttttgtccAGTAACCAAAGAAGAGTAAGGTATAAAAATTAGTGTAAAGCTTTTTATTTTGACActgaaaaattacatttgtataaatataatatagaaTTTTCAGCTTTTTACTGATCATtttggattttattttaaatggtaaaacatCACTGATATAAATTTAATAGAATCTGTCTCTGTTGTGTGTGTACAAAACACTGAACATTTCGTAACAGTGGTGATTTGATTTGTGCTGTAGATTTGGTTGTTGGATCAGGACCAGTTACTCTATATTGCTGAAGGTCTTCTTCCCAGCGTACCGCAGAAACTCAAGGTTCAAGGTCAGAGAGCCATCAAGATGTTATACAGAGCTGTGGTTCATACTAGTGTCACAAGGTATTGCATTGTGTAGTGTGGGCTTTAGCCGTTTACCCAGTTTGAAAGTATAATAGTTTTTTGTCCCACTCTAAATAAATGATGATAAAAGTCTGTCgtgcccccactagagactaGAACCCCAGACTAAAGATTGTGtccaccccccaaccccacttCAAATATTCCTATGAGCCTTTATCACTGTCCAAAAAGTGTACTTCATAAAGTCCATTACTATACCATGTGTGTCTTTATTCTATCAAGTCGGTATCAATTAAGTATTGTATGAACTATCTTTTTTGTATGAACCTGAACTCTTGTTATTGTATAGAATCTTGTTACTGTACTGTTACTGTAACTCTTTTGTCATTGGCGTaagaagtggggggggggggggggggggggggtcaagggGGTCACTAGCCCCCcgacttttcagatattttgctttatatttgctttataatagtgtaaaagtgagTAAATATAAAAGAGTGCCCCCCACtctttggcaccttcctatgccactgtttattttatgaattacGGTAGGTTATTGTATAACATAATTGTTATATGAACTTAACTACCAGTCTTGTATCAGCGTTATTGTATTAACTTGGAATCTGTTCTTGTATAAACTACTACTGGATAAACTGTGTTATTGTATGAACTCTGCTAATGTATTAACAGGTACATGTGCAGACATTTTAGCAGAGGggagggtctagactgtggcgagcaaagtttatggggggtggggagtaAAGACGTGCTTCCCTGGAAAATGTGCTTGAGCCAGGGCTTGAATTTAATGGCAGCAATTTGCATGAGTGCACTAGTCATATGCTTcaatgtcctgaaaattaaacaGATCCTTGTTTTGCATCTTAGTAATTGGTCAGCATGCACAAATGTGACTcctgaaagttgttttattacaaaaaaacataaaactgttcacacttatttattttgaagaggCGCTGTTGTGTTATACACTGTATTAATACACTTATTGAAGGTTGCCTTGTTGCTCTGCCTTTTGACGATATAATGCCCTAAAAAAGTATCCATCAGTCAAAACCAAATAAATAACCTTGCCCTCTTATTTGCCAATTCTGTGCCTGTTGAGCAGTGTGAAATTTGTTGTGATTAAGCTTAATATTCTGActgaatgtattttattaatgaataaatgttttcagCAACAGCACCCCACCCCCAGGTGCTGACCTGTTTGAGACGTGGCAGAAGGACAACACAGTACATGGCGTCACTCTACCACACCCTCTGTGTTTAAAACTGGTCACTCTGCTTATGAACAACACCAAGAAACTTCCTCCATATCAACGACGCTTAAACGGCTTTAATGTAAGTTTCGGTTTTTTAGTCCCTAATAAGGCCAACCAGAGGGGACCATAGGTTTTATACGTaggtctgtccatctgtctatccatctatccCTCATATGGTTTGTCCTGAAATTGTcaatctgtcccacatatatttttggggaattttttgtttgcagtgcctcaagattgtgagctgaaatttggtgtatagctttattatgtacagcAAGGGcaggacgtggcccagtggtaaagagcttgcttgatgtgtgattggtttaggatcgatccccgtcggtggccccattgggttatttctcattccagccagtgcattacgactggtgtaacaaaggctgtggtatgtactatcctgtctgtgggatggtgcatttaaaagatcccttactactaatcaaaaagagtagcccatgaagtggtgacagtgggtttcctctctctctctatatctgtgtggtccttaaccataagtctgatgccatataaccgtaaataaaatgtgttgagtgcgtcattaaataaaacagttccttccttatTATGTACAGTTATTgatcaaactttactttcatggtgatttatccttttgacagagttatggtccttgcaCTTAGGagggagatatgaaaattaattaggcccaccggccttggtggtgtcgtggttacgctattggacataaggccggtaggtacagggtttgtaggcccggtactggctcccactcagagcgagttttaacaacttagTGGGTACGTGTAGGACCACCACCCTCTTctcgctcactaaccactaacaaataacccactgtccttgacagacagcccagatagctgatgtgtgggCCCAGGAAAGTGTGTTTCAAGctcaattgaatataagcactgAAATAAGTGGAAATGAAGTGGAAATTAGGCCcagtagggaacatgtattgcttttacaATACTCACAGTTCTACTTCCACATTAGTTTTTAGCGCTCTTTAACACCTGATGTTTAAAATTTACCAGTGTTGTCAAGCACAGCACCAAGAAACTTCCACCATACAGGGCTAGCTTTGGGTGAGCAaacaatttcaccaaattatctgtaaatattaaataatagcaGAAACtgagttattttctaacaaaatatcaattattacatgtaatttttttgccagattataataaaattcgccatttgtttttaaaatttgcaattggcgaatttggcgagtgtcaGAGCTAATCCTGCCACCATACCAACGATACTTAAAGAGCTTTAATGGAAGATGTTGTTGATTAGTTTACATATTCG encodes the following:
- the LOC121381708 gene encoding E3 ubiquitin-protein ligase E3D-like; translated protein: MAGIGSLSATCTNQFPSSEVVRLHAEYKPMLSVVNIYLDFSKSNIRNISTPGSNITVTTEKNVITVMKGGNSVQFEMNGLVLCPLSCRGLKLCGGHELQMTLQTTGVNDFLDTDSCFMSQVSGQNEMVEKIHLCQSRCFCSCCGQRLFKHHGIFERVLPLPSENWSDFADFWFCHCHGDTPKPRPTSVWPKKSDCLVSNTYILVSASHVADGAVQERKDNPVLQCARCGSFLGVTMSNQNKENDAAALSVPHKACQLYLHALSFTTESEESVFEQPRPPEVSLELFLSQLIQEQSRLYTSFRFIVNSTAVREHDRSLTVLIWLLDQDQLLYIAEGLLPSVPQKLKVQGQRAIKMLYRAVVHTSVTSNSTPPPGADLFETWQKDNTVHGVTLPHPLCLKLVTLLMNNTKKLPPYQRRLNGFNVTYLQKK